The proteins below are encoded in one region of Xenopus laevis strain J_2021 chromosome 8L, Xenopus_laevis_v10.1, whole genome shotgun sequence:
- the LOC108698297 gene encoding uncharacterized protein K02A2.6-like isoform X2, with protein sequence MPKRGPHEYALVCVDMFSSWTEAWPVKNANAVTTAKKILSEVPEAIESDQGTHFTGQVFKEICEALHINQGLHTPYHPQSSGKVERLNGTLKNKIAKISADTGKPWPECLSIVLYSVHNAPKRPHGLSPYEILFGSRPKTGLYFPQQLSSLHSQLKGYVQSLQRELQKIHHRVHESIPDPESITGLHSIQPGDWVVITKYQRQGLEARYTRPYQVLLTTSTSLKVEERDGWIHASHCKKLLDYQVQCSARMTYCFVNQVAKSRAEDHVMIP encoded by the exons ATGCCTAAGCGTGGGCCCCACGAGTATGCTTTGGTCTGTGTGGACATGTTTTCTAGTTGGACAGAGGCTTGGCCTGTTAAAAATGCTAATGCCGTAACAACGGCTAAAAAGATCCTTTCCGAGGTACCTGAAGCCATCGAATCTGACCAGGGAACTCATTTTACCGGACAGGTTTTTAAGGAAATTTGTGAGGCCCTTCACATCAACCAGGGTCTCCACACTCCATACCACCCCCAGAGCAGCGGCAAGGTAGAGAGACTAAATGGTACTCTTAAGAACAAGATCGCTAAGATATCCGCTGACACGGGCAAACCTTGGCCTGAGTGTTTGTCTATTGTCCTGTACTCTGTGCATAATGCCCCAAAACGGCCTCACGGGCTGTCCCCTTATGAGATTCTGTTCGGGAGTAGGCCCAAGACGGGATTGTACTTTCCCCAGCAGCTGTCGTCTTTACATTCTCAGTTGAAGGGGTATGTGCAGTCTCTTCAGCGGGAACTCCAAAAGATACATCATAGAGTTCATGAATCTATTCCTGATCCAGAGTCTATAACCGGTTTGCATTCTATCCAACCAGGTGACTGGGTAGTCATAACGAAATATCAGCGCCAGGGACTAGAGGCGAGATACACCAGGCCGTACCAGGTTCTTTTGACAACATCCACCTCCCTTAAGGTCGAGGAACGTGACGGGTGGATCCACGCCAGCCACTGCAAGAAGCTGCTGGACTATCAAGTGCAATGTTCAG CGAGAATGACCTATTGTTTTGTGAACCAAGTTGCAAAGAGCCGTGCAGAGGACCATGTGATGATTCCATAA
- the LOC108698297 gene encoding syncytin-2-like isoform X1 — MFRCIVSIYTCCLMYFGYCYEESHPNLLFKMHLQLAKIANRSNCWVCSKPPPSQSIPAMAAVHALYDIRVGMRKFSPSGRSAERHLSIEFNQTFLDGNVNVSNRHDYVCWGGGCDIQEGAAIPLSIQLLRNARNHNPNDLCVSLTGPYYFLCGQAAYRVVPPNTRGSCSLVRLVPASYIADGHKDLMVQRRVSVGRRTRRELFSAGGRAWAWFPAWTGWGIELMKRLNNFSIIMDEMLNETVEAMREISSEQPQLKTLMLQEKMALDYLFASKGGFCEFIGEDCCTWVEDTGDKVQAHLDKVKVLQGQARAIAEEGWNPFKGLGGFGDMLFSIGSWLKEVGVYVLMLLCFLFLLYVTARMTYCFVNQVAKSRAEDHVMIP, encoded by the coding sequence ATGTTCAGGTGCATTGTTTCTATATACACttgttgtttaatgtattttggatactGTTATGAGGAGTCACATCCGAATTTACTGTTCAAGATGCATTTACAATTAGCAAAGATAGCAAATAGGTCCAACTGCTGGGTGTGCTCCAAACCTCCTCCGAGCCAGAGCATCCCGGCGATGGCGGCAGTACATGCCCTTTATGACATCAGGGTGGGCATGAGAAAATTTAGTCCTTCAGGTAGATCAGCGGAACGCCATCTATCCATAGAATTTAATCAGACATTCTTAGATGGTAATGTCAACGTATCCAACAGACATGATtatgtctgctgggggggaggtTGTGACATTCAGGAGGGTGCAGCAATCCCATTATCCATCCAGTTGTTGCGCAATGCCCGTAACCATAACCCCAATGACCTTTGTGTCTCATTAACTGGGCCCTATTACTTTTTGTGCGGCCAGGCTGCCTATAGAGTCGTTCCCCCGAATACTAGAGGGTCATGCTCCTTAGTCAGGTTAGTCCCTGCCTCCTACATTGCCGACGGTCACAAGGACCTGATGGTGCAGAGGAGGGTGAGTGTGGGAAGAAGGACCAGGAGAGAGCTGTTCTCTGCAGGGGGCCGTGCCTGGGCATGGTTTCCGGCATGGACCGGATGGGGTATAGAACTTATGAAGCGGCTAAACAATTTTTCCATCATAATGGATGAGATGTTAAATGAGACAGTCGAAGCCATGAGAGAAATTTCTTCTGAACAACCACAGCTGAAGACCCTTATGCTTCAGGAGAAAATGGCTCTCGACTATCTTTTTGCATCAAAGGGGGGTTTCTGTGAGTTCATCGGGGAGGATTGCTGTACCTGGGTGGAAGATACTGGGGATAAGGTTCAGGCCCATCTTGACAAGGTGAAAGTGTTACAGGGACAAGCACGCGCTATTGCAGAGGAGGGttggaacccctttaaaggtttagggGGCTTCGGTGATATGTTGTTTTCTATTGGATCATGGCTTAAAGAAGTTGGAGTGTATGTCCTGATGCTGCTCtgctttcttttcctcctctatGTGACAGCGAGAATGACCTATTGTTTTGTGAACCAAGTTGCAAAGAGCCGTGCAGAGGACCATGTGATGATTCCATAA